A portion of the Moraxella ovis genome contains these proteins:
- a CDS encoding ATP-dependent Clp protease adaptor ClpS — protein sequence MNQNKLSIYNTKEHEAESDVALETVSEPVRAPMYAVVMHNDNYTTMDFVVYVLVEIFDHGVDRAVELMYQIHESGRAVVAILPFEIGEMKILQVNELAEQMEYPLLTTLEKQ from the coding sequence ATGAATCAGAATAAGTTGTCTATCTATAATACTAAGGAACATGAGGCAGAATCAGACGTCGCGCTTGAGACAGTGTCGGAACCTGTTCGTGCGCCCATGTATGCGGTTGTCATGCATAATGATAATTACACGACGATGGATTTTGTGGTGTATGTGCTCGTTGAGATCTTCGATCATGGTGTTGATCGGGCGGTTGAGCTCATGTATCAGATCCATGAATCAGGGCGAGCGGTGGTGGCGATACTGCCATTTGAGATTGGTGAGATGAAAATCCTACAGGTGAATGAATTGGCAGAGCAAATGGAATATCCGCTTTTGACCACGCTTGAAAAACAATGA
- a CDS encoding heavy metal translocating P-type ATPase: MNDNQNNNTTPSSETQEARYAITGMTCQACANRLEKVLNKNPSVDLAQVNFATETLNIRYHDADTQDIQAWIKKTGFEGRLIDDAPKPRQAPSMPWRLIVLWALSLPFWVGMVGMMVGSHALMPPVWMQFVLASVVQFYFGWVFYKGAWASIRGGLANMDVLVALGTSAIWAYSTYTWLTSDHGGHGLVYFEASVMVIAFVSLGKYLEARTKQQSLNSLSMLMDLVPDTVQRKAGDSWSAVSVKDIKIGDVLLARVGDRIGVDGVVTMGAGFTDEAHLTGESAALAKTAGDGVLAGSAVVDGGFEYRATATGGETALGDMVRALDEAQGTKADIARLADKVAGVFVPVVVGIALVVFFGNWVMLGSFDEALMRAVSVLVIACPCALGLATPAAIMAGMGTAARYGVRFKDAPSLEMAGRIDTMVFDKTGTLTMGQPSIRATYLSDGMDENDALGITASLEQHASHPLANALVKSALTQGLNLTDIKNPTTVVGQGLMGEVAGVGMVKVGTPQFADFDHFDETVTSSTNAKNVRYVGAYDDNIWQIASIVAVSVNDVPVAAYALMDEIKKNAKDAIDQLKQDGIDVIIMSGDHQGVVDDVAARLGITSAYGKLSPRDKAQKISKLKQEGKTVAMVGDGVNDAPAMAEAQVSFSVHDASSIAKHTSSAELVGDSVTHAQHAQHIALSTLNNIKQNLFFAFVYNCIGIVAAAFGLLNPIIAAAAMALSSISVLMNALRLKRLKI, encoded by the coding sequence ATGAATGACAATCAAAATAACAATACCACCCCTTCATCCGAGACCCAAGAAGCGCGTTATGCCATCACAGGCATGACATGCCAAGCCTGTGCCAATCGCCTAGAGAAGGTCTTAAATAAAAATCCATCGGTAGATCTGGCGCAGGTGAATTTTGCAACCGAAACCTTAAACATCCGATATCATGATGCTGACACTCAGGACATCCAAGCCTGGATCAAAAAAACAGGCTTTGAGGGGCGGCTGATCGATGATGCACCAAAACCAAGACAAGCACCAAGCATGCCTTGGCGATTGATTGTATTATGGGCGTTGTCATTGCCATTTTGGGTGGGGATGGTCGGCATGATGGTCGGTAGTCATGCACTGATGCCACCTGTGTGGATGCAGTTTGTGCTTGCTAGCGTGGTTCAGTTTTATTTTGGTTGGGTATTTTATAAGGGTGCGTGGGCGTCAATTCGTGGCGGTCTTGCTAACATGGATGTACTTGTGGCATTGGGCACGAGCGCGATCTGGGCTTACTCAACCTATACGTGGCTCACTTCCGATCATGGTGGGCACGGGCTTGTGTACTTCGAAGCGTCGGTGATGGTAATAGCTTTCGTAAGTCTTGGTAAATATCTTGAGGCGCGCACAAAGCAGCAAAGCCTAAACAGCTTATCGATGCTGATGGATCTGGTACCTGATACGGTTCAGCGTAAAGCAGGTGATAGCTGGAGCGCGGTTAGCGTCAAAGACATCAAAATTGGTGATGTTCTGCTGGCTCGTGTGGGCGATCGCATCGGCGTGGACGGTGTGGTCACCATGGGGGCGGGCTTTACTGATGAGGCGCATCTAACAGGAGAGAGTGCTGCACTTGCCAAGACAGCTGGAGATGGGGTTCTAGCTGGCAGTGCCGTGGTTGATGGTGGGTTTGAATATCGTGCGACTGCCACGGGTGGTGAGACTGCACTTGGCGATATGGTGCGTGCACTTGATGAGGCGCAAGGCACAAAAGCAGACATCGCGCGCTTGGCTGATAAAGTTGCCGGTGTCTTTGTGCCTGTGGTGGTTGGCATTGCGCTTGTGGTGTTCTTTGGGAATTGGGTGATGTTGGGCAGCTTTGATGAGGCGTTAATGAGAGCTGTGTCGGTGCTTGTCATTGCATGTCCGTGCGCGCTTGGATTAGCGACGCCCGCTGCTATCATGGCAGGCATGGGCACGGCGGCGCGATATGGTGTGCGTTTTAAAGATGCGCCCAGCCTTGAGATGGCGGGACGTATTGACACCATGGTATTTGATAAGACAGGCACGCTCACCATGGGTCAGCCAAGTATCCGTGCTACCTATCTGTCTGATGGCATGGATGAGAATGATGCACTTGGCATCACAGCGAGCCTAGAGCAACACGCATCGCATCCATTGGCGAATGCATTGGTCAAAAGTGCCTTAACCCAAGGGCTTAATCTCACCGATATTAAAAATCCCACCACCGTTGTCGGTCAAGGTCTGATGGGTGAGGTGGCAGGTGTTGGCATGGTTAAGGTGGGGACACCGCAATTTGCCGACTTTGATCACTTTGATGAGACTGTCACCAGTTCAACCAATGCTAAGAATGTGCGATACGTCGGTGCTTATGATGATAATATTTGGCAGATTGCCAGTATTGTTGCGGTATCGGTGAATGATGTGCCTGTGGCAGCTTATGCGCTCATGGATGAGATTAAGAAGAACGCCAAAGACGCCATCGATCAATTAAAACAAGACGGCATCGACGTGATCATCATGAGTGGCGACCATCAAGGTGTGGTTGATGATGTGGCGGCGCGACTGGGCATTACGTCCGCCTATGGTAAGCTCTCACCACGCGACAAAGCACAAAAAATCAGTAAGCTTAAGCAAGAGGGTAAAACTGTCGCCATGGTCGGTGATGGTGTAAATGATGCGCCAGCCATGGCAGAGGCGCAGGTCAGCTTCTCGGTACATGACGCATCCAGCATCGCCAAGCATACTTCATCGGCGGAGCTGGTGGGTGATTCTGTCACGCACGCACAGCATGCTCAGCATATCGCATTGTCGACGTTAAATAACATCAAGCAAAACTTATTTTTTGCATTCGTGTATAACTGCATTGGTATCGTGGCTGCTGCTTTTGGATTGCTCAATCCGATCATTGCGGCAGCCGCCATGGCACTAAGCTCAATCTCGGTGCTGATGAATGCCTTGCGATTAAAGCGATTGAAAATTTAA
- a CDS encoding heavy-metal-associated domain-containing protein — protein sequence MSVETLTLKVYGMTCEGCETSVINAVSELAGVQDVEVNRPLEQAVVTYDDEVLDKIQIINAVESAGFSTT from the coding sequence ATGAGTGTTGAAACCTTAACTTTGAAAGTATATGGCATGACCTGCGAGGGCTGTGAGACGAGCGTTATTAATGCGGTGAGTGAACTGGCGGGCGTGCAGGATGTTGAAGTGAATCGCCCACTTGAACAAGCCGTGGTCACTTATGATGATGAGGTGCTTGATAAGATTCAGATCATCAATGCTGTTGAGAGTGCGGGATTTAGTACGACTTAA
- the argC gene encoding N-acetyl-gamma-glutamyl-phosphate reductase yields the protein MSKIKVGIVGGTGYTGVELIRLLVNHPQAQIIMLTSRSEAGKKASDIFPSLRGLSDVVFSDADDEKLTECDVVFFATPHGVAMKSAPYLTEKGVKVIDLAADFRLQDLDAFSRWYGMAHECPDVLKQSAYGLPEVNRDVIKDAKVVGNPGCYPTTAILGLSAIIDEQNRQNAQLIGDHIIIDAKSGISGAGRSAKMEMIFGETADNFSAYGVAGHRHLPEIEQGVHALLGSNFKHKIRFVPHLVPMIRGMFSTIHLTLTEAGGAVDWQSVFERRFQDEYFVDVLSKGQLPQTRQTRASNFLRVAVHQDGETLTILVVQDNLVKGAAGQAVQNMNIMFGLDEKAGLDIVPVVP from the coding sequence ATGTCAAAGATTAAAGTAGGTATTGTTGGTGGCACAGGTTACACAGGGGTGGAGCTGATTCGCCTTCTGGTAAATCATCCGCAAGCTCAGATAATCATGCTAACGTCTCGCTCGGAAGCGGGCAAGAAAGCCAGTGATATTTTCCCCAGCCTTCGTGGTCTGTCAGATGTGGTGTTTAGTGATGCTGATGATGAGAAATTAACCGAATGTGATGTGGTGTTCTTTGCCACGCCGCATGGGGTTGCCATGAAGTCAGCGCCGTATCTTACCGAAAAGGGCGTTAAGGTGATCGACTTGGCGGCGGATTTTCGTCTGCAGGATTTGGATGCTTTTAGTAGATGGTACGGCATGGCGCATGAATGCCCTGATGTCCTTAAGCAGTCTGCATACGGTCTGCCTGAGGTGAATCGCGATGTCATCAAAGACGCCAAAGTCGTGGGCAACCCTGGCTGTTATCCGACGACAGCGATTTTGGGCTTATCCGCCATCATCGATGAGCAAAACCGCCAAAACGCTCAGCTTATCGGCGATCACATCATCATTGATGCCAAATCAGGTATCTCAGGCGCAGGTCGCAGTGCGAAGATGGAGATGATTTTTGGTGAGACGGCGGATAACTTTAGTGCGTACGGCGTGGCAGGACATCGCCACCTGCCGGAGATTGAGCAGGGTGTGCATGCGCTCTTGGGTTCCAATTTTAAACACAAAATCCGCTTTGTCCCGCATCTAGTGCCGATGATTCGAGGCATGTTCAGCACGATTCATCTGACCTTGACTGAGGCAGGTGGTGCGGTCGATTGGCAGAGCGTATTTGAGCGTCGATTCCAAGATGAGTATTTTGTGGATGTTCTTTCTAAGGGGCAGCTGCCGCAGACGCGTCAGACCCGCGCTTCAAATTTCCTTAGAGTGGCTGTCCACCAAGATGGCGAGACATTAACGATACTCGTAGTGCAGGATAATTTGGTGAAAGGCGCGGCAGGGCAAGCGGTGCAGAACATGAATATCATGTTCGGTCTAGATGAGAAGGCCGGGCTGGACATCGTGCCTGTAGTGCCTTAA
- the folE gene encoding GTP cyclohydrolase I FolE codes for MSNSDNSNFTPDYDKIASYYASIIEGCGEDLSREGLLDTPMRAAKAFGYLTRGYHQSLEVVANDAIFPSDNPELVLVQNIEFYSLCEHHLLPFHGVAHVGYLPEGKVLGLSKVARIVDMYARRLQIQENLTKQIATAIEELTGCRGVAVVMDASHMCMMMRGVGKQQSTTRTMSMLGEFTTNNTARAEFLDAIPRRRPAFG; via the coding sequence ATGTCGAATTCTGATAACTCTAATTTCACCCCCGATTATGATAAAATTGCGAGCTATTACGCCAGCATCATTGAAGGCTGCGGCGAAGATCTAAGCCGCGAAGGACTGCTTGACACCCCGATGCGTGCCGCAAAGGCGTTTGGCTATCTTACGCGCGGCTACCATCAGTCGCTTGAAGTCGTGGCGAACGATGCGATTTTTCCCTCGGATAACCCCGAGCTGGTACTGGTGCAGAACATTGAGTTTTATTCACTGTGCGAACATCACCTTCTGCCTTTTCATGGCGTGGCACACGTGGGCTATCTGCCAGAAGGTAAGGTTTTGGGTCTATCCAAAGTAGCGCGCATCGTTGATATGTACGCGCGCCGTCTACAAATCCAAGAAAACCTCACCAAGCAAATCGCCACCGCCATCGAAGAGCTGACCGGCTGCCGCGGCGTTGCTGTCGTGATGGATGCCAGCCACATGTGCATGATGATGCGCGGCGTGGGCAAACAACAATCCACTACCAGAACCATGAGCATGCTTGGCGAATTCACCACCAATAATACAGCACGCGCTGAATTCTTAGATGCCATTCCTAGACGTAGGCCTGCGTTTGGCTAA
- a CDS encoding PhoH family protein, with the protein MSITRTLVLELDSHALRNLAGEYNKHIKYLQERLEIQITQRQNNFILTGDLDAVERGEFILNKLSEIADDDVPSEELHLIIQSSLARSNDSDITQNTQAPSTKKTSNTYADISLRTRKGKITPRGYNQQEYVKKILISDVSFGVGPAGTGKTYLAVACAVDMLERGEIERILLVRPAVEAGEKLGFLPGDLTQKIDPYLRPLYDALYEMLGFEKVGKLLERQVIEVAPLAYMRGRTLNNSFVILDEAQNTTPEQMKMFLTRLGFGSRAVITGDMTQVDLPRGHKSGLSQALQILSKIDEIHITRFDSKDVVRHHLVQKIVQAYDAFDDEQEKIAAKRKAARLAEELAKASLDKAESHDD; encoded by the coding sequence TTGAGCATCACTCGCACTCTTGTTTTAGAACTTGACAGCCACGCCCTGCGCAACTTAGCAGGTGAATATAATAAACACATCAAATACCTACAAGAACGCCTAGAAATTCAAATCACTCAGCGCCAAAATAACTTTATCCTAACAGGCGATTTAGACGCTGTTGAACGAGGCGAATTCATCCTAAATAAACTCTCAGAAATCGCCGATGATGACGTCCCTAGCGAAGAGTTGCACCTCATCATCCAATCAAGCCTTGCCCGCAGCAATGACAGCGACATCACTCAAAATACCCAAGCCCCCTCAACCAAGAAGACTAGCAACACTTATGCTGACATCAGCCTAAGAACACGCAAAGGCAAAATCACACCGCGCGGTTACAATCAACAAGAATACGTCAAAAAAATCCTAATCTCTGACGTGTCTTTTGGCGTGGGTCCTGCTGGTACAGGTAAGACCTATCTTGCCGTTGCCTGCGCCGTTGATATGCTCGAGCGCGGCGAGATTGAACGCATCTTGCTTGTGCGCCCCGCGGTTGAAGCAGGTGAAAAATTGGGCTTCCTACCCGGTGACTTAACCCAAAAGATTGACCCCTATTTACGTCCCCTATACGATGCCTTGTACGAGATGCTTGGCTTTGAGAAAGTGGGTAAGCTGCTAGAGCGTCAAGTTATCGAGGTTGCGCCCCTAGCCTACATGCGTGGGCGCACACTAAATAACAGCTTTGTCATTCTTGATGAAGCCCAGAACACTACGCCAGAGCAGATGAAGATGTTCTTGACGCGTCTTGGCTTTGGCTCACGCGCGGTCATCACGGGCGACATGACGCAGGTGGATCTACCTCGCGGTCACAAATCAGGACTGTCCCAAGCCCTGCAAATCCTATCAAAAATCGACGAGATTCACATCACCCGTTTTGACAGTAAGGACGTGGTACGTCACCATCTGGTTCAAAAGATCGTCCAAGCCTATGACGCGTTCGATGATGAACAAGAAAAAATCGCCGCCAAACGAAAAGCCGCTCGTCTGGCTGAGGAATTAGCAAAAGCAAGCTTAGATAAGGCAGAATCGCATGACGATTAG
- the ybeY gene encoding rRNA maturation RNase YbeY produces MTISLYIDHHPDIDGTVYDEATLTKVAHHAINVMTDKLKNGLEFSYFDNVEDYWQKNKTLDIYITNTTEGRQLNLDARGKDYATNILSYPSELPSDVLDLMDDIPLGELIICHEVLVREANEQDKQFEDHLYHLLVHGILHLLGFDHEISDADADEMEGFEIEILQGLGISNPYL; encoded by the coding sequence ATGACGATTAGTCTATACATCGATCATCATCCTGACATTGATGGTACTGTCTATGACGAAGCGACTCTAACCAAAGTTGCGCATCATGCCATCAATGTCATGACCGATAAACTAAAAAACGGCTTAGAATTTTCCTATTTTGACAACGTTGAAGATTATTGGCAAAAAAACAAAACCTTGGACATCTATATCACTAATACCACCGAAGGACGACAGCTTAACTTAGATGCACGCGGCAAAGACTATGCCACAAACATCTTATCCTATCCAAGTGAGCTGCCCAGCGATGTACTTGATCTGATGGATGACATACCATTAGGCGAGCTCATCATCTGTCATGAGGTACTTGTGCGTGAGGCAAATGAACAAGACAAGCAGTTTGAAGATCATCTGTATCATTTATTGGTGCATGGCATCTTGCATTTGCTTGGATTCGATCATGAGATCAGTGATGCTGATGCCGATGAGATGGAAGGTTTTGAAATCGAAATCCTACAAGGATTAGGAATAAGCAATCCATATCTCTAA
- the pyrF gene encoding orotidine-5'-phosphate decarboxylase — protein MMSKLNTPVIVAVDKHDLNGALALADALDPSLCRLKVGKELFTICGPQVVQEFHRRGFDVFLDLKFHDIPNTTAQAVLSAADMGVWMVNVHASAGSKAMALAKSRLFTGGYNTLLIAVTVLTSMADSDLLELGINGNAQEHVLRLAALTKNAGLDGVVCSAQEASVLKSAFGSDFKLVTPGIRLATDGSDDQQRICTPKDALANGSDYLVIGRSITNADNPNNKLRLILNDL, from the coding sequence ATCATGAGTAAGTTAAACACCCCTGTAATCGTTGCGGTGGACAAGCATGATTTGAATGGCGCACTTGCGTTGGCAGATGCTTTAGATCCATCGCTTTGCCGTCTTAAAGTTGGCAAGGAGCTCTTCACCATCTGCGGTCCTCAGGTTGTTCAAGAATTCCATCGACGTGGCTTTGATGTATTTTTGGATTTGAAGTTTCATGACATTCCAAATACCACAGCACAGGCTGTATTGTCGGCTGCTGATATGGGTGTATGGATGGTGAATGTCCATGCATCGGCAGGGTCCAAAGCGATGGCATTGGCCAAATCGCGTCTGTTCACTGGTGGTTATAATACGCTATTGATCGCGGTAACGGTATTAACCTCGATGGCGGACAGCGATCTATTGGAGCTTGGTATTAACGGCAATGCTCAAGAGCACGTACTTAGACTTGCTGCATTAACCAAAAATGCCGGTCTTGATGGTGTTGTATGCTCTGCACAAGAAGCAAGCGTATTAAAATCAGCGTTTGGTAGTGATTTTAAGCTTGTTACACCAGGCATCCGTTTGGCGACAGACGGTAGCGATGATCAGCAGCGTATCTGCACCCCAAAAGACGCACTGGCTAATGGTTCGGATTATCTGGTTATTGGACGCTCCATCACCAATGCTGATAATCCCAATAATAAGCTTCGCTTAATCTTAAATGACCTATAA
- a CDS encoding LapA family protein, giving the protein MHIILIVLLVAVCAYAIGLVLMNNSEVAVNLMFSSVPTMNLGLLLVVTIVLGVILGMLLALLVFRVFQNKWEISRLKKELKLTQSQLIEANIKLAQQSEVRPAGAVIVENAAPANATNDPHL; this is encoded by the coding sequence ATGCATATTATTTTAATCGTATTATTAGTGGCGGTATGCGCCTATGCCATTGGTCTGGTGCTGATGAACAACAGTGAAGTGGCGGTGAACCTGATGTTCTCGAGCGTGCCTACCATGAATTTGGGCTTGCTGCTTGTGGTGACGATTGTTCTTGGTGTCATCCTAGGGATGCTACTTGCGCTGTTGGTATTCCGCGTTTTCCAGAACAAATGGGAAATCAGCCGTCTAAAAAAAGAGCTGAAACTAACCCAGTCTCAGCTAATAGAAGCAAACATCAAATTGGCTCAGCAATCTGAGGTTCGTCCTGCTGGGGCGGTGATCGTTGAGAATGCAGCGCCGGCAAATGCAACTAACGACCCACATCTATAA
- a CDS encoding HU family DNA-binding protein gives MQQAQQVINKSDLITNLASACDGIEETVVDEAVREIIGLLVDSLSHDGRVEVRGFGSFCLHHRDARHARNPRTGETVAVKAKAVPYFKPGKALKEAVNAIND, from the coding sequence ATGCAGCAAGCACAACAAGTCATTAATAAATCTGATCTTATTACTAATTTGGCATCGGCATGTGACGGCATCGAAGAGACTGTCGTTGATGAGGCGGTGCGTGAGATTATTGGTTTGCTGGTGGACAGTTTGTCGCATGATGGCAGGGTGGAAGTTCGAGGTTTTGGTAGTTTTTGTTTGCACCATCGCGATGCACGCCATGCCAGAAATCCAAGAACAGGTGAAACGGTGGCAGTAAAAGCCAAAGCTGTGCCATACTTTAAACCTGGCAAAGCGCTAAAAGAAGCAGTAAATGCCATTAATGATTAA
- the rpsA gene encoding 30S ribosomal protein S1 codes for MSLSFAELFEQSNANEIKVEIGAVISGTVVAIDNERITVDTGLKSEGFIARSEFLNEAGELEVAIGDKVDVVVEKVDNGMGETVLSREKAKREESWRALEQLHENDEIVTGLISSKVKGGFTVEIGSVRAFLPGSLVDVRPVRETTHLEGKELEFKVIKIDKQRNNIVVSRRAVMEAENSAERDELLAKLEEGMEVNGIVKNLTDYGAFVDLGGIDGLLHITDMAWKRIKHPSEAVEVGQDLKVKVLKFDRERNRVSLGLKQLGSDPWGEVEKTYPVGTITKARVTNLTDYGCFAEIAEGIEGLVHVSEMDHTNKNIHPSKVVQVGDEVDVMVLEIDGERRRISLGIKQTMPNPWAEFDKNHAKGDKISGTIKSITDFGLFIGLEGGIDGLVHLSDISWTESGEEAIRNYSKGDTVEAVVLQVDAEANRISLGIKQLNSDPFNEYLLANDRGAIVKGSVKEVDAKGAVITLADEVEGYLAAADIARERTEDASKVLNVGDEVEAKIVRVDRKSRGITLSVKAKDEADERQAIKELSNTAAENQPKTLGDIFADQLKG; via the coding sequence ATGAGTTTATCATTTGCTGAACTGTTTGAACAAAGCAACGCCAACGAAATCAAAGTTGAAATCGGTGCCGTTATTTCTGGTACTGTTGTTGCCATCGACAACGAGCGCATCACTGTTGATACTGGCCTAAAATCAGAAGGCTTCATCGCGCGTTCAGAGTTCTTGAACGAAGCTGGCGAGCTTGAAGTGGCTATCGGCGACAAAGTAGACGTAGTTGTTGAGAAAGTTGACAACGGCATGGGCGAAACTGTTCTTTCTCGTGAAAAAGCAAAACGTGAAGAAAGCTGGCGTGCGCTTGAACAGCTTCATGAAAATGACGAAATCGTTACTGGTCTTATCTCTTCTAAAGTTAAAGGCGGCTTTACTGTTGAGATCGGTTCTGTACGTGCGTTCCTACCTGGTTCATTGGTTGACGTTCGTCCAGTACGCGAAACCACTCACCTAGAAGGCAAAGAGCTAGAATTTAAAGTTATCAAGATCGACAAGCAACGCAATAACATCGTTGTATCTCGCCGTGCGGTAATGGAAGCTGAGAACAGTGCTGAGCGTGACGAACTACTTGCTAAGCTAGAAGAAGGCATGGAAGTTAATGGTATCGTTAAGAACCTAACTGACTACGGTGCATTCGTTGATCTAGGTGGCATCGATGGTCTACTACACATCACTGACATGGCTTGGAAGCGTATCAAGCACCCATCAGAAGCAGTAGAAGTTGGCCAAGACCTTAAAGTTAAAGTGTTGAAATTCGACCGTGAGCGTAACCGTGTTAGCCTAGGTCTTAAGCAGCTTGGTTCTGATCCATGGGGCGAAGTTGAGAAGACTTACCCAGTGGGTACCATCACTAAGGCTCGCGTAACCAACCTAACTGATTATGGTTGCTTCGCTGAAATCGCAGAAGGCATCGAAGGTTTGGTACACGTTTCTGAGATGGATCACACCAACAAGAACATCCACCCATCTAAAGTTGTTCAAGTGGGCGATGAAGTTGATGTAATGGTTCTTGAAATTGATGGCGAGCGTCGTCGTATTAGCTTGGGTATCAAGCAAACCATGCCAAACCCATGGGCAGAGTTTGACAAAAACCACGCTAAAGGCGACAAAATCTCTGGTACCATCAAGTCAATCACTGACTTCGGTCTATTCATTGGTCTAGAAGGTGGCATTGATGGTCTGGTTCACCTATCTGACATCTCTTGGACTGAGTCTGGCGAAGAAGCGATCCGCAACTACTCTAAAGGCGACACTGTAGAAGCTGTTGTTCTACAAGTTGATGCAGAAGCCAACCGTATCAGCCTGGGTATCAAGCAACTTAACTCTGACCCATTCAACGAATACCTACTGGCAAATGACCGTGGCGCTATCGTAAAAGGTTCAGTAAAAGAAGTTGACGCTAAAGGTGCTGTTATCACACTAGCTGACGAAGTAGAAGGCTACCTAGCTGCTGCTGACATCGCTCGTGAGCGTACTGAAGATGCTTCTAAAGTGCTAAACGTTGGTGACGAAGTTGAAGCTAAGATCGTTCGTGTTGACCGTAAATCTCGTGGCATCACACTATCTGTGAAAGCCAAAGACGAGGCTGATGAGCGTCAAGCGATCAAAGAGCTGTCAAATACAGCTGCAGAGAACCAACCTAAAACTCTAGGTGACATCTTTGCTGATCAGCTAAAAGGCTAA
- a CDS encoding GNAT family N-acetyltransferase encodes MITLAPLSSTHQNELSYEPGDEQIQFTVLPKDWLDDERADAYKAVILDDDLHQVVGFFVLDIGQDKYRYTDNPNAVLLRSMSINPVFQGKGYAKRALEFNRLKNFC; translated from the coding sequence GTGATAACACTTGCTCCACTTAGCAGCACACATCAAAATGAGCTGTCTTATGAGCCAGGCGATGAGCAAATACAGTTTACTGTCTTGCCAAAAGACTGGCTTGATGATGAGCGTGCGGATGCTTATAAGGCGGTGATTTTGGACGATGATTTGCATCAGGTGGTGGGATTTTTTGTGCTGGATATTGGACAGGACAAATACCGCTACACCGACAATCCCAATGCCGTCCTACTTCGCTCTATGTCCATAAATCCTGTTTTTCAAGGTAAGGGCTACGCTAAAAGAGCCTTAGAGTTTAATCGTTTAAAAAATTTCTGCTAA
- the cmk gene encoding (d)CMP kinase produces MLKREIPMTTPKIITIDGPSGAGKGTVAYRLAEHFGFELLDSGALYRIVGLMAFKNGLLNSTEIDEQKVAKLTKSLNLSFRPNTATKTVEILVDNTPLTDDIRNEIVGGYASCVAVLPSVRTALFDLQKNMAKDRAGLVADGRDMGTVIFPDAPVKVFLTASAKARADRRVLQLQTAGKVADYEAILVDIIERDERDENRAVAPSRPAVDALVIDSSDKSADVVFDEILAFTQGKL; encoded by the coding sequence ATTCTTAAAAGAGAAATCCCCATGACAACCCCAAAAATCATCACCATTGACGGTCCTTCGGGTGCAGGTAAAGGCACGGTGGCATATCGCCTTGCCGAGCATTTTGGTTTTGAACTGTTAGATAGCGGTGCGTTGTATCGCATTGTTGGGCTAATGGCATTTAAAAACGGCTTGCTTAATAGCACAGAAATTGACGAGCAAAAAGTTGCCAAATTAACTAAGTCTTTAAACCTATCTTTTCGCCCCAATACCGCCACAAAAACGGTGGAAATCCTAGTGGATAACACCCCCCTAACGGACGACATTCGCAACGAAATCGTGGGCGGATATGCGTCCTGTGTCGCTGTGTTGCCAAGCGTGCGGACGGCTTTGTTTGATTTACAAAAAAACATGGCAAAAGACAGAGCAGGACTTGTGGCGGACGGGCGAGACATGGGGACGGTGATTTTCCCCGATGCTCCTGTCAAGGTATTTTTAACCGCAAGTGCCAAAGCTCGTGCCGACAGACGAGTGCTACAATTACAAACGGCAGGCAAAGTGGCAGATTATGAAGCGATTTTGGTGGATATCATCGAGCGAGACGAGCGAGATGAAAACCGTGCTGTTGCCCCAAGTCGCCCTGCTGTGGATGCCCTTGTCATTGACAGCTCGGACAAATCGGCAGATGTGGTGTTTGATGAGATTTTGGCATTTACACAGGGTAAGCTGTGA